In Sulfurisphaera javensis, a single genomic region encodes these proteins:
- the glmS gene encoding glutamine--fructose-6-phosphate transaminase (isomerizing), with protein sequence MGGIFGFVCKEPRDVSIINVGLKRLIYRGYDSAGLVYLKDSSLQILKVLGNITKNEIKVNERSNVALGHTRYASRGWPTIENTHPIVDCKGEIAVVMDGIIDDYEVIRDKLIKEGHKFVSTTDTEVISHLLEGNYLKNALDILKNVGGIYSFAFMVKGENKIFAVNHGQPLYIGFNSCYFLSSDLPSLNGFSENAIIVPENSFVIISQDNVKILDSQGREIKGEIKRVKYKEEIAEKGGFTHFMLKEIYDIPTALVNSVESLLEKYLTLASMIVFGAKKVFIIGNGTSLHAGLISSYYFSDIGLNVNVVSAAEFPYYGLESITTGSVIIAISQSGETSDVIRSVKLAKMRGAVIVGITNSVGSRLALESNVYLPITAGPEMAVPATKTFTSTITVLKVLSLYTAYQMGKVSKKEIEEFKSEIKTLSKSIAEKLPKLEKDAESVASLLDKESLYVSSSGINYPIALEGALKFKEASMTHAEGVQLGELLHGPIVLANKGYPIILIKPAEDYAEDLYNKVIRLVKDRGIKLITVSPGGDLDSVKTSRDLSPISNVIPLQLLAYKLGVKKELPIDTPPGLVKAVII encoded by the coding sequence ATGGGAGGTATTTTTGGATTTGTATGTAAGGAACCACGTGATGTTTCTATCATTAACGTTGGCTTGAAAAGGCTAATTTATAGGGGTTATGACAGTGCTGGATTAGTTTATTTAAAAGATTCATCTTTGCAAATACTAAAAGTTCTAGGTAATATAACTAAAAATGAAATAAAAGTTAATGAAAGAAGTAACGTTGCTTTAGGTCATACTAGGTATGCAAGTAGAGGTTGGCCAACAATTGAAAACACTCATCCAATTGTTGATTGTAAAGGAGAGATTGCAGTAGTTATGGATGGTATTATTGACGATTATGAAGTCATAAGAGATAAGCTAATTAAAGAAGGACATAAATTTGTTTCAACTACTGATACTGAAGTCATTTCCCATCTTTTGGAGGGGAATTATTTAAAGAATGCCCTTGATATATTGAAAAATGTTGGTGGGATTTACTCTTTTGCTTTTATGGTTAAAGGAGAAAATAAAATATTTGCTGTAAATCACGGCCAACCTCTTTATATAGGCTTTAACTCTTGCTATTTCCTTTCAAGCGATTTGCCATCTCTTAATGGTTTTTCTGAAAACGCTATTATTGTACCAGAAAACTCATTTGTAATAATTTCCCAAGATAATGTAAAGATATTAGATTCTCAAGGAAGAGAAATTAAGGGAGAGATTAAGAGAGTGAAGTATAAGGAAGAAATTGCTGAGAAAGGAGGCTTTACTCACTTTATGCTTAAGGAGATTTATGATATTCCAACAGCTTTAGTTAACTCTGTTGAGTCTTTGCTAGAAAAGTACTTAACTTTAGCCTCAATGATAGTTTTTGGTGCAAAGAAAGTATTCATAATTGGCAATGGCACAAGTCTACATGCTGGACTAATTTCCTCTTATTATTTTTCTGACATAGGGTTAAACGTTAATGTTGTAAGCGCTGCAGAATTCCCATATTATGGTTTAGAGAGCATAACTACTGGATCAGTCATTATTGCGATTAGTCAAAGCGGTGAGACATCAGATGTAATAAGGAGTGTTAAGCTTGCTAAGATGAGAGGTGCTGTAATTGTAGGTATTACGAACTCTGTAGGTTCAAGGTTAGCTTTAGAGTCAAACGTTTATTTACCAATTACAGCTGGCCCAGAAATGGCTGTACCAGCAACAAAGACTTTTACTTCAACTATTACTGTACTTAAGGTTCTTTCCCTATATACAGCTTATCAAATGGGTAAAGTTAGTAAAAAGGAAATTGAAGAATTTAAGAGTGAGATAAAGACTTTATCTAAAAGTATTGCTGAAAAACTGCCTAAATTAGAGAAAGATGCTGAAAGTGTAGCTTCCCTCTTAGATAAGGAAAGCTTATATGTGTCAAGTAGTGGTATAAATTATCCTATTGCTTTAGAAGGGGCTTTGAAATTCAAGGAAGCTTCTATGACTCATGCTGAAGGAGTACAACTTGGAGAATTATTGCATGGTCCTATTGTTTTAGCCAACAAAGGTTATCCCATAATTTTGATTAAGCCAGCTGAAGATTACGCTGAGGACTTATATAATAAAGTAATTAGGTTAGTGAAAGATAGGGGAATTAAGTTAATTACTGTCTCTCCTGGAGGAGATTTAGATAGTGTAAAAACTTCAAGAGATTTGTCACCAATATCTAACGTTATTCCTTTACAACTATTAGCTTATAAATTGGGCGTAAAGAAGGAGTTACCAATAGATACACCTCCAGGTTTAGTGAAGGCTGTTATCATTTAG
- the nagA gene encoding N-acetylglucosamine-6-phosphate deacetylase → MLILSNAKIVTPYKIFTGSVIIDKGKIVEVKEERLQGENLDNMYLLPGFIDIHTHGIKGYDYTSWDDSEKFAKNAIGMRKELLRHGVTTFLPTTVTMSKDNLIEACKGIKEVDEIIGIHLEGPYISEKHPGAQDIRYIRQPDKEEVLACIKESGNKVKTITIAPEKDLDFIPFLLSLGVYPSIGHTDADYITSTKAFSLGANRTTHLFNAMRGFHHRDPGVVLASINFSPFVEIIPDFIHVNEEVVKFVLQVVGVNRIVAVTDSIIATGLSDGEYTLGKIKISVHKGIALTKEGKLAGSTLTMDKAFKNLVRLIGIKDSSLLVSYNPARAIGLNDRGVIEKGKRADLAILDENLNVIKTYVGGEQVYP, encoded by the coding sequence GTGTTAATACTTTCAAACGCTAAAATTGTAACACCGTACAAGATTTTCACTGGAAGTGTAATTATTGATAAAGGAAAAATAGTGGAAGTTAAGGAAGAAAGATTACAAGGAGAGAACTTAGATAATATGTATCTACTGCCTGGATTTATAGATATACATACTCATGGAATTAAAGGATATGATTACACTTCTTGGGACGATAGTGAAAAGTTTGCTAAAAACGCAATAGGAATGAGGAAGGAATTGCTAAGACACGGTGTGACCACATTTTTGCCAACAACCGTTACAATGTCTAAAGATAATTTGATTGAGGCATGTAAAGGGATTAAAGAGGTAGATGAAATTATAGGCATACATCTTGAAGGACCTTACATAAGTGAAAAACACCCCGGTGCACAAGATATAAGGTATATTAGACAACCGGATAAGGAAGAGGTTTTGGCGTGTATAAAAGAAAGCGGAAATAAAGTAAAAACGATAACTATTGCCCCAGAAAAGGACCTAGATTTTATTCCTTTTCTTCTCTCTTTAGGGGTTTATCCTTCAATTGGTCATACAGATGCTGATTATATTACTTCTACAAAAGCGTTCTCTTTAGGAGCAAATAGAACTACCCATTTATTTAACGCAATGAGAGGTTTCCATCATAGAGACCCTGGAGTAGTATTAGCTAGCATAAACTTTTCTCCGTTTGTGGAAATAATACCAGATTTTATTCACGTTAATGAAGAGGTTGTGAAATTTGTTTTACAAGTTGTTGGGGTTAACAGAATTGTTGCTGTTACTGATTCAATTATTGCTACTGGCTTATCAGATGGGGAATATACTCTTGGTAAAATTAAGATTTCAGTTCATAAAGGTATAGCTTTAACTAAAGAAGGGAAATTAGCTGGCAGTACTTTAACAATGGATAAAGCGTTTAAGAACTTAGTTAGACTAATAGGAATAAAAGATTCATCTCTTTTAGTTTCTTATAATCCAGCAAGAGCAATAGGATTAAATGACAGAGGTGTTATTGAAAAAGGTAAAAGAGCTGATTTGGCTATTCTTGATGAAAACTTAAATGTAATTAAAACTTATGTTGGAGGAGAACAAGTATATCCTTAA
- a CDS encoding SDR family NAD(P)-dependent oxidoreductase translates to MEKLLDGKTILITGATHGIGYVTAKLFRDLGANVIGIGRREISISGVKIVKVDLTKRSEVLNFIEWYKKEIGIIHVLINNASVNSRYSIFNITLDEWDKMIELELTSPMLLSKMASEIMIQKGIKGKIINISAIQSKSPLRESLAYATVKGGLISMSRSLAVDLGKYGIQVITVVPGPIYTKSDEVPEDLDKRAATLLGRMGRPIEVAYLLAFLASDYNTFITGTEIVIDGGRLISRKPDPEEITRGEV, encoded by the coding sequence ATGGAGAAGTTATTAGATGGTAAAACGATTTTAATTACTGGTGCTACTCACGGAATCGGTTATGTCACTGCTAAGCTTTTCAGAGATTTAGGAGCTAACGTTATTGGTATAGGGAGAAGAGAAATTAGTATTTCTGGTGTAAAGATTGTTAAAGTTGACTTAACTAAAAGAAGTGAAGTTTTGAATTTTATTGAGTGGTATAAGAAAGAAATTGGTATTATTCATGTTTTAATAAATAATGCTTCAGTTAATTCCAGATATTCTATCTTCAATATAACTTTAGATGAATGGGATAAGATGATTGAATTAGAATTAACTTCACCAATGCTTTTGTCAAAGATGGCCTCTGAGATAATGATTCAAAAAGGCATTAAGGGTAAGATAATTAACATTTCGGCAATTCAATCTAAATCCCCCTTAAGAGAAAGTTTAGCTTATGCTACAGTTAAAGGAGGATTAATTTCTATGTCTAGGAGTTTAGCAGTAGATTTAGGTAAGTATGGTATTCAAGTTATTACTGTTGTACCAGGTCCAATTTATACTAAGAGTGATGAAGTGCCAGAAGATTTAGATAAGAGGGCAGCAACATTATTAGGAAGAATGGGTAGACCAATAGAAGTTGCTTACTTATTAGCATTCTTAGCCTCAGATTATAATACATTCATTACTGGTACTGAGATCGTTATAGATGGTGGTAGATTAATAAGTAGAAA
- a CDS encoding enolase C-terminal domain-like protein, translated as MTKISSVEAFLLGKEIISAKWASLMVLVRVTTTDGKVGYGETVSALRAEAVLSFINKIDKVMKGRDVFDLEKNRMEWYKQDFNMAISLESTTAFSAFDIASWDIIGKEFEVPIYKLLGGKYRDRIPLYANGWYQNCVTPEEFVEKAKDVVRKGYKALKFDPFGPYFDIIDKKGLKEAEERVKAVREAVGDDVDILIEHHGRFNVDSAIMIAKRLEKYNPLFMEEPVHPDDIEGLRKYRENVKLKVALGERIITKTQALQFLKDKLVNCLQIDLSRIGGVTEARKVVGMSEAFDVLMAFHNAQGLILNAVTLQLDASIPNFLIQESFYEWFPSWKIDLIKNSTPVENGEAIIPEKPGIGVDINEKLIEELKVEKELYSYSEEPLWVVKGTWRSY; from the coding sequence ATGACAAAAATTTCTTCAGTAGAAGCATTTCTTCTTGGTAAAGAAATAATTTCAGCAAAATGGGCATCATTAATGGTTTTAGTTAGGGTAACTACAACTGATGGAAAAGTGGGTTATGGTGAAACTGTATCAGCTTTAAGGGCTGAAGCTGTGTTGAGTTTCATAAATAAGATAGATAAAGTGATGAAAGGTAGAGATGTTTTTGATCTTGAAAAGAATAGAATGGAATGGTATAAACAAGACTTTAACATGGCAATTTCTCTCGAGTCAACTACAGCTTTTAGTGCTTTTGATATTGCATCATGGGACATTATAGGCAAAGAGTTTGAAGTTCCAATTTATAAACTTTTAGGTGGGAAATATAGAGATAGAATTCCGCTTTATGCAAATGGCTGGTATCAAAACTGTGTTACTCCAGAGGAGTTTGTTGAGAAAGCCAAAGATGTAGTTAGAAAAGGTTATAAAGCATTAAAATTCGATCCTTTTGGACCATATTTTGATATAATAGATAAAAAGGGATTAAAAGAAGCTGAGGAAAGAGTTAAGGCTGTAAGAGAAGCAGTTGGTGATGATGTTGATATTTTAATTGAGCACCACGGAAGATTTAATGTTGATAGTGCAATTATGATTGCTAAAAGGTTAGAAAAGTATAACCCTCTTTTCATGGAAGAGCCAGTACACCCAGATGATATTGAAGGTTTGAGAAAATATAGAGAGAATGTAAAACTTAAAGTTGCTTTAGGAGAGAGGATAATTACTAAAACTCAAGCCTTACAATTTCTGAAAGACAAATTAGTTAATTGCCTTCAAATAGATCTTTCCAGAATTGGTGGTGTCACTGAGGCTAGAAAAGTTGTTGGAATGTCTGAAGCATTTGACGTTCTAATGGCATTTCATAATGCTCAAGGACTTATATTGAATGCTGTAACTTTACAGCTTGATGCGTCAATACCTAATTTTTTAATTCAAGAATCATTTTACGAATGGTTTCCTTCATGGAAAATTGATTTGATAAAAAATTCAACTCCAGTTGAAAATGGCGAAGCAATAATTCCGGAAAAGCCTGGAATTGGTGTTGATATAAACGAGAAGCTTATAGAGGAATTGAAAGTAGAAAAGGAGTTATATTCCTATTCTGAAGAACCCTTATGGGTGGTGAAGGGAACATGGAGAAGTTATTAG